Within the Oryctolagus cuniculus chromosome 19, mOryCun1.1, whole genome shotgun sequence genome, the region CTGGCTTGTTTGTGCAGCGTTTCCAGTAACATTGTTTCTATTCTCTCCGTGTGCTCTGAGTGTTTCACCTTCAGAAGACAAACAGAGCAGCAGGCTGATGGTGGGCAGCACCACCAGAACTCAGTTTGCAAATGCTCAATTCCTCTAAAGGGACACCTTtatgcctctgtttttgtttttgaacataCAAGTACATATGTGTGTGATGAACGTAGACATGAGTGAGGGAGCCACCATCTGTTCAAGCCATGACAGAGCTTGGAAATCTTTTGGGACAATGAGCTGAGCCTGCCTGGGCCAAGATGAGCAGTTGACTCCTCTTACTGGACATCTTTAATGGACAGGAaccaagaggaaatgaaaaagggGGTGGGAATAGAGACTGGGAGGATCGGTGCTTCTATACGTGTATGGAAACAATAGAAAAAGCCTGAAGAGGACTGTGCTAATTTATCAAATCCTAAATACCCATCTCCACCACCAACTTAAGCCAAAAGCTTTTGGGGTCCTTTCTCTTTAACCAAGTAGAAAGTTTCTTGAGAAAACCAGCCTGGTGTGTCCCCCAGCTGTGATTGGTCTAGAGCCTCCTATGCCCTCAAGGGagccattgtgatgtcattccaACTGCCTTAACAGTTCCCTGCTTGGGCTCGGTTCTGGTCAGTTGGCCCAGGAAGCTCTGTGGAGACTGCCTGAAGGATTGGACGACATCACTGGTTTTCCCTTGTCTTGTCATTTGTGGTGTTGTTTTGTCTCGTCTATTAGTTCTCCTTACCGTAGTGgttcttttagtttttcttcttctttttttttttttttttttgctattttgtcaatttctctccccctcccattttTACATTGTGTACTTGTgtcttttctgtaaatatttatttattttttgttttttctttcacagGCTAAATGTACTTGATGCTGTGTTGATTTGTCCTCCTTGTGTTTCctccattttctattttctcatttttgattCTTTGATTTAGATAAGACTGTTATAAGACTTATTGATTAGCATTGTTACCATAGTTACCATAGTTGGTGTTGCTTTCCTTCACCATTTTTAGTATTCTGtgtgttttaaaacttttaattcttaattttgataCAGTGTTAGTGATTAGAATACCATAGTTCATAGAGTTAGCATTATCTAGTAGAAATATTAGCATattgagttgttaattttggttaCCATTTAGCTTGtttgatttctatttgtttcCCAGTTTTTGTTGTTACTTTAGGGGACTAGTAAGAGTTCCCAGTGTCAgagtgcagggtggggggtggggtggggatcccACCATGGAAGGCCTCACCGCCTTCAGCAGTGAGGAGGAGGTCCTGGATGGGTACCAGGTCCTCAGGGTCCTCGGCCAGGGCGGTTTTGGGCTGGTGATGCTGGCCTATCATTGGGAAAGCAGGACCCAGGTGGCTGTGAAGGTTGTGGAGAATGGTGGCCAGCACTCCTGCAGCTTCCAGCAGTTGTGCAcagaagcagaaataatgaaGGGGCTGCATCACCCTCACATCATTCAACTACTGCAGGCCAGGCACACCACAGAGAGGGGCTACATTTTCATGGAATACGCAGTCAGGGGGGACCTTAGATGTTACATGGTAGAACGAGGGTACCTACTGGATGGAGAGATTCGTCAGCTATTGAAACAAATTCTATCCGCTGTGCATTACTGCCATTCGCAGCACGTGGTGCACAGGGATTTAAAGTTAGAAAACCTGCTTCTCGACGCCCACCTAAACATTAAGTTGAGCGATTTCGGTCTCAGCTGCAAACTGGCTGGTGGAGAGCGCCTGAAGAGTCTGTGCGGGACCTTTGCCTACTGTGCGCCCGAGGAATTCTTAGGTGAGGAGTTCTGCGGGTACAAGGCTGACGCCTGGAGTGTGGGCGTGATCCTGTACGCCATGGTGGCAGGCTCACTGCCTTTCGTTGGAGAGGATTTTGTGGAGCTGCgggcagccatcctgtctggaTACTACAGAATCCCCCACTATGGAAACCCAGAGCTGTGTAACCTGGTGGACAGCTTACTGACCCGGGACCCTGAGGCCAGGCCCACAGTGGCAGACATCATGGGCCACCCATGGCTCCATGCAGGACATGGAGCACCTGGAACCAGTGACgagtttctgtttcttccccagGAGCAGGAAGTCTGGGAATTCCCATGGGGCCTCTGCCCTCCACTGTGGCTTCATGAATGGGACGACCCCTGGCCCCCTGTGCCACGCTGGGGGATCTCCCAACAGCAGGGCTTCAGCATCCCAGAAATACATGGGCGGAGCCAAGTGGAGCCTGCAGCACCTCCTCAGGGTCCTGAAGCTCTAAGCTCCCTGGAGAACCTGGGATTCCAGCTGGGCCATCAagcaggctccctgccacccaggctcccagccagTGCCTTGTGCCCAGGACTTCAGCAGGATCACAGCAAAGGGAAGCCCACGCCTCAGGCCATCCCTGGTGCTCAGAGCTGTCCCGCTCTCCAGTGCCTCCAGGGACACtcaggctgcaacagcagagcccGTGAGTGTCCCGCTCTTGAATCCCAACCACTGGTGCTTGCAGGAGACCAGTCGGGGCAGACTCCTTGCCGCCATGGGACTCCCAGTGTGAGCATCAGTGAGTCCTGCAGGACAGACAGTCCCCAACGGGCCGTGTGGACAAGGAGCCCC harbors:
- the LOC138846857 gene encoding serine/threonine-protein kinase MARK2-like, with protein sequence MEGLTAFSSEEEVLDGYQVLRVLGQGGFGLVMLAYHWESRTQVAVKVVENGGQHSCSFQQLCTEAEIMKGLHHPHIIQLLQARHTTERGYIFMEYAVRGDLRCYMVERGYLLDGEIRQLLKQILSAVHYCHSQHVVHRDLKLENLLLDAHLNIKLSDFGLSCKLAGGERLKSLCGTFAYCAPEEFLGEEFCGYKADAWSVGVILYAMVAGSLPFVGEDFVELRAAILSGYYRIPHYGNPELCNLVDSLLTRDPEARPTVADIMGHPWLHAGHGAPGTSDEFLFLPQEQEVWEFPWGLCPPLWLHEWDDPWPPVPRWGISQQQGFSIPEIHGRSQVEPAAPPQGPEALSSLENLGFQLGHQAGSLPPRLPASALCPGLQQDHSKGKPTPQAIPGAQSCPALQCLQGHSGCNSRAQWT